A portion of the Esox lucius isolate fEsoLuc1 chromosome 20, fEsoLuc1.pri, whole genome shotgun sequence genome contains these proteins:
- the LOC117593453 gene encoding putative nuclease HARBI1: MAALALLEDIFNGQIRREQVFRDHSDFLAHDDDWLISRFRFPRAILLELCAELGPNLERETVRSHALPVPLQVLTTLGFLATGSFQRELADRSGISQSCLSRAMPPVWDGIIRLSTRYITFPYDAGDQPNIKAQFAAIAGFPNVIGAIDCTHIAIKAPSEDEFAYVNRKHFHSINVQIICDAQMRLTNIVARWPGSTHDSYILTNSMVGMRLQAGRVRDGWLLGDSGYPLKTWLLTPLTNPQTDRERRYNDAHSRTRSVVERAIGQLKCRWRCLDRTGGMLLYRPDKNSMRQDTARWTGFSTGGNIRDTGDAGLNGLWLLRWCGLGVRASGRSCGS; the protein is encoded by the exons ATGGCAGCTTTGGCTTTATTAGAAGACATTTTCAATGGACAAATCCGGAGAGAACAGGTTTTTAGGGACCACAGTGATTTTCTGGCCCACGATGATGACTGGCTTATCAGCCGTTTCAGATTTCCAAGGGCTATACTCTTGGAGCTCTGCGCTGAGTTGGGTCCGAatttggaaagagagacagtgagaagcCACGCATTACCCGTTCCTTTACAGGTGCTTACTACACTTGGTTTCCTAGCAACCGGTTCTTTCCAAAGAGAACTGGCAGACCGCTCAGGAATAAGCCAGTCATGTTTGAGCCGTGCAATGCCACCTGTATGGGACGGCATCATCCGCTTGTCTACCAGGTATATAACGTTCCCATACGATGCAGGTGACCAGCCAAACATCAAAGCGCAATTTGCAGCGATAGCCGGTTTTCCTAATGTAATCGGAGCGATCGACTGCACACATATTGCTATAAAGGCGCCATCTGAAGACGAATTTGCATATGTGAATCGGAAACATTTCCATTCAATAAATGTGCAGATTATATGTGATGCACAAATGCGCCTAACAAATATTGTGGCAAGGTGGCCTGGGTCAACCCATGATTCATATATCCTTACAAACAGCATGGTTGGGATGAGACTCCAAGCTGGCAGGGTGCGCGATGGGTGGCTACTTG GAGACAGTGGTTATCCACTAAAGACGTGGCTGTTAACCCCCCTCACCAACCCACAAACTGACCGAGAGCGCAGATACAATGATGCCCATTCCCGCACTCGGTCAGTTGTGGAGCGGGCGATTGGGCAGCTGAAATGTCGGTGGCGCTGCCTTGACAGGACCGGGGGGATGCTGTTATACCGCCCTGACAAG AACAGCATGCGTCAAGACACGGCCAGATGGACGGGCTTCAGCACTGGGGGGAACATTAGAGACACGGGAGACGCTGGACTGAATGGGCTCTGGCTGCTCAGGTGGTGCGGACTCGGAGTGCGTGCCAGTGGACGTTCCTGCGGTTCCTAA